A region of Microbacterium suwonense DNA encodes the following proteins:
- a CDS encoding sugar ABC transporter permease yields the protein MSTATAASIPTVPVPRRRNRQSFGRWFADTGWRHLVAIVVSIFAIFPLLYVVSASLNPRGTLTGSNQLFSAIGIDSYVRILTDPQNPYPQWFLNTLLIAVVTGLVTVFIGACAAYAFSRMRFTGRRVGLVTIVVVQMFPQLLAVVAIFLLMSTIGDWFPAIGLNTHTGLILVYLGGALGVNTYLMYGFFNTIPKELDEAARIDGAGHARIFFTIILRLVAPILAVVGLLSFIGTVNEYVVASVILIDPEQQTLVVGLAKLVANPRYADWSAFSAGAVMAAIPVMILFLFLQKYIVGGLTAGATKG from the coding sequence ATGAGCACGGCAACCGCAGCTTCCATCCCCACGGTCCCCGTCCCTCGCCGGCGGAACCGGCAGTCGTTCGGCAGGTGGTTCGCCGACACCGGATGGCGTCATCTCGTCGCGATCGTGGTGAGCATCTTCGCGATCTTCCCGCTGCTGTACGTGGTCTCGGCGTCGCTGAATCCGCGCGGTACGCTCACCGGCTCGAACCAGCTGTTCTCGGCGATCGGCATCGACAGCTACGTGCGCATCCTCACGGATCCGCAGAACCCGTACCCGCAGTGGTTCCTGAACACGCTGCTCATCGCGGTCGTGACCGGGCTGGTGACCGTGTTCATCGGCGCCTGCGCGGCATATGCCTTCTCGCGTATGCGATTCACCGGGCGCCGTGTGGGACTGGTCACGATCGTGGTCGTGCAGATGTTCCCGCAGCTGCTGGCCGTGGTCGCGATCTTCCTGCTGATGTCGACGATCGGAGACTGGTTCCCCGCCATCGGCCTGAACACGCACACTGGCCTGATCCTCGTGTACCTCGGTGGAGCGCTCGGTGTGAACACCTATCTGATGTACGGCTTCTTCAACACGATCCCCAAGGAGCTCGACGAGGCCGCCCGCATCGACGGTGCCGGTCACGCGCGCATCTTCTTCACGATCATCCTGCGTCTGGTGGCGCCGATCCTCGCTGTCGTGGGCCTGCTGAGCTTCATCGGCACGGTCAACGAGTACGTGGTCGCGAGCGTGATCCTCATCGACCCGGAGCAGCAGACCCTCGTCGTCGGGCTCGCCAAGCTCGTGGCCAACCCGCGCTATGCGGACTGGTCGGCGTTCTCGGCGGGTGCCGTGATGGCGGCGATCCCGGTGATGATCCTGTTCCTGTTCCTGCAGAAGTACATCGTCGGCGGCCTGACCGCCGGCGCGACCAAGGGCTGA
- a CDS encoding PadR family transcriptional regulator — translation MTADVGAQMRKGVVEYCVLGLLAREPMYGWQLAEALTAAGLIASIGTLYPLLGRLRDNGWVSTFDQPSDAGPVRRYYRLTDAGIDRLALFRAQWQPFARTVSGLVGEERP, via the coding sequence ATGACAGCGGATGTCGGGGCGCAGATGCGCAAGGGGGTGGTCGAGTACTGCGTGCTCGGCCTGCTCGCCCGCGAGCCGATGTACGGCTGGCAGCTCGCCGAGGCGCTCACTGCGGCGGGGCTGATCGCCAGCATCGGCACGCTGTATCCGCTGCTCGGGCGGCTGCGCGACAACGGCTGGGTGTCGACCTTCGACCAGCCCTCGGATGCCGGCCCGGTGCGCAGGTACTACCGGCTGACGGATGCCGGGATCGACCGGCTCGCGCTGTTCCGCGCGCAATGGCAGCCCTTCGCCCGAACCGTCTCGGGCCTGGTGGGAGAGGAACGACCATGA
- a CDS encoding HAAS signaling domain-containing protein has protein sequence MMTTASDYLARLDAALREVPHGIAADIRAGIAEELSSLDPDAAEARIAQLGDPAVIAREAMDAGGYAPAATPASATPATVPTTSTRGFAIIAALSLSVGAFVVPVVGWFVGVALVLASGMWRTGRRSSRSSRRWCCSGSCSCCRCRRTRSPVGSWCTKQEAREVRPRRRIRSCRRWSTLHIC, from the coding sequence ATGATGACCACTGCCTCCGACTATCTCGCGCGGCTCGATGCCGCGCTGCGCGAAGTGCCGCACGGCATCGCCGCCGACATCCGCGCGGGCATCGCCGAGGAGCTCTCGAGCCTCGATCCGGATGCCGCAGAGGCGCGCATCGCGCAGCTGGGCGATCCCGCGGTGATCGCGCGGGAGGCGATGGATGCCGGCGGGTATGCGCCGGCCGCGACTCCTGCATCAGCAACTCCAGCCACCGTCCCCACGACGAGCACACGCGGCTTTGCGATCATCGCCGCTCTGTCTCTGAGTGTCGGCGCCTTCGTGGTGCCCGTCGTCGGATGGTTCGTCGGCGTCGCGCTGGTGCTGGCCAGCGGGATGTGGCGCACGGGGAGAAGATCGTCGCGATCGTCTCGCCGCTGGTGCTGTTCGGGATCCTGCTCCTGCTGTCGCTGCCGGCGTACGCGGTCTCCGGTGGGGTCGTGGTGCACGAAGCAGGAGGCACGGGAAGTGCGCCCGAGGCGTCGAATCCGCTCGTGCCGACGCTGGTCGACTCTGCACATCTGCTGA
- a CDS encoding ABC transporter, whose protein sequence is MSDPEVPQNDQPSDIDDVVGSANEGLDAAAAARADVPSESTPQDVDHDAEAEAFAAAERDYPGVFSGSAAETDAEQRTAETDAEQRTAESGAPTGPAIYAEPPVDAAGEAEAAASAAPSIEPDYGVPSASDAADVTAVHATEPTPSVADEAYAAGAASSATVPLVSAAEPVAPPPAAQPIFVQAPEPPRELGNRGAAGAIGLVATIVFAILYLGATLGLAALAGDVTTENIGTAALTPLSTWAFWVPVVVFFLAFWLLGAFVNRARWGKWVVLGLLVAAATYGGHLLGQLFQAPFWSITPSASAELIDEQMLAPLAIAAFVFARELTIWFGAWVARSGARKKALNAEAQAEYERTLEAGPSALR, encoded by the coding sequence ATGAGCGACCCCGAGGTTCCCCAGAACGACCAGCCGAGCGACATCGACGACGTCGTCGGCAGTGCCAACGAGGGTCTTGACGCGGCTGCCGCGGCTCGCGCCGATGTGCCGTCCGAGAGCACCCCGCAGGACGTCGATCACGATGCGGAAGCGGAGGCGTTCGCCGCCGCCGAACGCGACTATCCGGGGGTCTTCAGCGGAAGCGCCGCCGAGACGGATGCCGAGCAGCGCACCGCCGAGACGGATGCCGAGCAGCGCACCGCCGAGAGCGGTGCGCCCACCGGACCGGCCATCTACGCAGAACCTCCCGTCGACGCCGCGGGCGAAGCCGAGGCCGCAGCATCAGCCGCGCCGAGCATCGAACCGGACTACGGGGTCCCATCGGCATCCGACGCGGCCGACGTCACTGCGGTTCACGCCACCGAGCCGACGCCGTCCGTCGCCGACGAGGCCTACGCGGCAGGTGCCGCGTCGTCGGCCACCGTGCCGCTGGTCTCCGCCGCCGAGCCCGTGGCTCCGCCGCCCGCCGCGCAGCCGATCTTCGTCCAGGCGCCCGAGCCCCCGCGCGAGCTGGGCAACCGCGGCGCCGCCGGAGCAATCGGACTCGTCGCCACGATCGTCTTCGCGATTCTCTATCTGGGTGCGACGCTCGGCCTCGCGGCGCTCGCCGGAGACGTGACCACCGAGAACATCGGCACGGCCGCGCTGACACCACTGAGCACTTGGGCGTTCTGGGTGCCCGTGGTCGTGTTCTTCCTGGCGTTCTGGCTGCTGGGCGCCTTCGTCAACCGGGCGCGCTGGGGCAAGTGGGTCGTCCTCGGGCTGCTCGTGGCTGCGGCGACCTACGGCGGACACCTCCTGGGGCAGCTGTTCCAGGCGCCGTTCTGGAGCATCACCCCGAGTGCATCGGCCGAGCTGATCGACGAGCAGATGCTGGCGCCCCTCGCGATCGCCGCGTTCGTGTTCGCACGTGAGCTGACCATCTGGTTCGGCGCCTGGGTCGCCCGCAGCGGCGCCCGCAAGAAGGCGCTGAACGCCGAGGCCCAGGCCGAGTACGAGCGCACGCTCGAGGCGGGCCCGAGCGCACTGCGCTGA
- a CDS encoding spermidine/putrescine ABC transporter substrate-binding protein: protein MERSLEAQVSQAVDAWLRWVPRWAPATHRGRVAPCRRCLGSPILSAAGIGANVPHGVQHGLSTRVKAIVDHAVAEYTARNLPMLQAELDHQADRNRSRAYRPAEGLDPEYEGMPLDPDPVPGAPFLFTIAGMADEASAELPPLPPLSDEAKAALRQEVALADEYANMVGREICTLLLRHRLSVQAAISQYVEPQIEAMLAELSEALDSPFDPDTP from the coding sequence ATGGAGAGGTCGCTGGAAGCCCAGGTCAGCCAGGCTGTCGATGCCTGGCTGCGGTGGGTGCCGCGGTGGGCGCCGGCGACGCACCGCGGCCGGGTGGCGCCGTGTCGCCGTTGCTTGGGATCGCCGATCCTCTCGGCGGCCGGGATCGGGGCGAACGTGCCGCACGGGGTGCAGCACGGCCTGTCCACGCGCGTGAAGGCGATCGTCGATCACGCCGTCGCCGAGTACACCGCGCGGAACCTGCCGATGCTGCAGGCAGAGCTCGACCATCAGGCCGATCGCAACCGGTCGCGCGCATATCGGCCGGCGGAGGGGCTCGATCCGGAGTACGAGGGGATGCCGCTGGATCCCGATCCGGTGCCCGGGGCTCCTTTCCTGTTCACGATCGCAGGCATGGCAGATGAGGCCTCGGCCGAACTGCCGCCGCTGCCGCCGCTCAGCGACGAGGCGAAGGCAGCACTGCGCCAGGAAGTCGCGCTGGCCGACGAGTACGCCAACATGGTCGGTCGTGAGATCTGCACCCTGCTTCTGCGCCACCGCCTCAGCGTGCAGGCGGCAATCTCGCAGTACGTCGAACCGCAGATCGAGGCGATGCTGGCGGAGCTGAGTGAGGCGCTGGACTCGCCGTTCGACCCCGACACCCCGTGA